One Candidatus Neomarinimicrobiota bacterium genomic window, GTGCCTCAAGTTATTGAGCTCGGTGCGCAACTTTTTTAGCTGTCGGTTTTGTTCCCTGATTGCCTGGTGCTGGCTTACGATCTGCACCAATCCGATGCCAAAGCCCAGCACAATCCCTAAGGCCAGGGTAGTAACTAATATGTAGGCCAGGTTTATATCCGGCAGAGTCTTGCCCGGAAATAGCCAGATGGTTGAATACTG contains:
- a CDS encoding lipopolysaccharide assembly protein LapA domain-containing protein; the encoded protein is MRLLKIFIGLLIVLALAIFLSSNSDQYSTIWLFPGKTLPDINLAYILVTTLALGIVLGFGIGLVQIVSQHQAIREQNRQLKKLRTELNNLRHSALDEDIFKGERESAAAAKQAASSADEQPA